A single window of Buchnera aphidicola (Aphis nasturtii) DNA harbors:
- a CDS encoding glutamate ligase domain-containing protein, translating to MHTPCGKIKIVLPYLGYQNISNALAASALAFSVHIPLKQIQIGLSESPIIPGRLEPIKLSKNKILINDTYNSNVASMIIAIKVLEKMPGYKILVVGDMAELGEKSILYHKIIGNIANLSNIDHIFSLGKYSREIFKICKNGKHFSEKYKHILEKKLKEKISKKNTSTILIKGSRNMQMETIVKYLIKEYKKNDISN from the coding sequence ATGCATACACCATGCGGAAAAATAAAAATTGTATTACCATATTTAGGGTATCAAAATATATCTAACGCTCTAGCTGCTAGTGCTCTTGCATTTTCGGTTCATATACCATTAAAACAAATTCAAATTGGATTATCAGAATCTCCTATTATTCCAGGAAGATTAGAGCCAATTAAGTTAAGTAAAAATAAAATTTTAATTAATGATACATATAACTCAAATGTGGCTTCTATGATCATAGCAATTAAAGTTTTAGAAAAAATGCCAGGTTATAAAATATTAGTCGTAGGAGATATGGCGGAATTAGGTGAAAAAAGCATTTTATATCATAAAATTATAGGTAATATTGCTAATTTATCAAATATTGATCATATTTTCAGTTTAGGTAAGTATAGTCGTGAAATTTTTAAAATATGTAAAAATGGAAAACATTTTTCAGAAAAATATAAACATATATTAGAGAAAAAATTAAAAGAAAAAATTTCAAAAAAAAACACAAGTACGATTTTAATCAAAGGCTCACGTAATATGCAAATGGAAACAATTGTCAAATATTTAATAAAAGAGTATAAAAAAAATGATATTTCTAATTAA
- the murD gene encoding UDP-N-acetylmuramoyl-L-alanine--D-glutamate ligase has product MPYKYSEKKILILGIGLTGISCINFFLKKGAIPKIIDESKKPDYLNKIPKNIKYKLGGLEKKWILESDLIIISPGISSFKPILMEARMLGIEIISDIELFARETKSPIISITGTNGKSTVATMVKKIAKKSGYKAYLIGNIGFPVLNILEKKADLYILELSSFQLENIFSLKSKISVVLNINEDHLDRYPNGFKQYKQIKLSIYKNSEICLVNLKEKIYFFKNKQKKYITFGTDDSDYYIKHITGKHFLYCRKEKIIDTSKTLLYGYHNYENALVALAISDIMGFPRNITKDVLRKFVNLPHRFQIVHQHNNISWINDSKSTNVNSTKTALENIQTQGTIWLLLGGNKKSADFNILKNYLEKLKVKIYCFGKDGMSISKICKKKSIYVRYLTDAMILISKKVKPSDVVLLSPGCSSTDQFKNFEERGNLFIKLSKEIS; this is encoded by the coding sequence ATGCCATATAAGTATTCGGAAAAAAAAATATTAATTTTAGGTATAGGTTTAACTGGCATATCTTGTATTAATTTTTTTTTAAAAAAAGGTGCAATTCCCAAAATAATTGATGAATCTAAAAAACCTGATTATTTAAATAAAATTCCTAAAAATATTAAATATAAATTAGGAGGTTTAGAAAAAAAATGGATTTTGGAATCAGATCTAATTATTATTAGCCCCGGAATATCTTCGTTTAAACCTATTTTAATGGAAGCACGAATGTTGGGTATTGAAATAATTAGTGATATTGAATTATTTGCTAGAGAAACAAAATCTCCAATTATTTCTATTACAGGTACTAATGGAAAAAGTACTGTAGCTACAATGGTGAAAAAAATTGCAAAAAAATCAGGATATAAAGCCTATCTAATAGGAAATATTGGATTTCCAGTATTAAATATATTAGAAAAAAAAGCTGATTTGTATATACTAGAATTATCTAGTTTCCAACTTGAAAATATATTTAGCTTGAAATCAAAAATATCTGTAGTACTAAATATTAATGAAGATCATTTAGATCGATATCCCAATGGATTTAAACAGTATAAACAAATTAAATTATCTATTTATAAAAACTCAGAAATATGCTTAGTAAATTTAAAAGAAAAAATTTATTTTTTTAAAAATAAACAAAAAAAATATATTACCTTTGGTACAGATGATAGTGATTATTATATCAAACACATAACAGGAAAACATTTTTTATACTGTAGAAAAGAGAAAATAATTGATACATCAAAAACATTATTATATGGATATCATAATTATGAAAATGCTTTAGTTGCTCTAGCAATTTCAGATATAATGGGCTTTCCTAGAAATATAACTAAAGACGTACTTAGAAAGTTTGTAAATTTACCACATCGATTTCAAATAGTACATCAACATAATAATATATCCTGGATTAATGATTCAAAATCCACTAATGTTAATAGTACTAAAACAGCTTTAGAAAATATCCAAACTCAAGGAACAATATGGTTATTATTAGGAGGAAATAAAAAATCCGCTGATTTTAATATTCTAAAAAATTATTTAGAAAAATTAAAAGTTAAAATTTATTGTTTTGGTAAAGACGGTATGAGTATATCTAAAATATGTAAAAAAAAATCTATTTATGTTCGATATTTAACAGATGCAATGATCTTAATTTCTAAAAAAGTTAAACCAAGTGATGTAGTGCTTTTATCTCCAGGATGTAGTAGTACAGATCAATTTAAAAACTTCGAAGAAAGAGGTAATCTTTTTATAAAATTATCAAAGGAAATAAGTTAA
- a CDS encoding cell division protein FtsL, whose translation MNKKQHYDLPIIIKNDFLLYAKIHLILLFAIILSANSIVIIVYKTRMLITEQEKLRIEEKKKMMNGEI comes from the coding sequence ATGAATAAAAAACAACACTATGATTTACCAATCATCATTAAAAATGATTTTCTTTTATATGCAAAAATACACTTAATCCTCTTGTTTGCAATAATATTGTCTGCTAATTCTATTGTCATAATAGTCTATAAAACTAGAATGTTGATTACTGAACAAGAAAAATTACGTATAGAAGAAAAAAAAAAAATGATGAATGGAGAAATTTAA
- the murE gene encoding UDP-N-acetylmuramoyl-L-alanyl-D-glutamate--2,6-diaminopimelate ligase, whose product MKENNLKHFLSPWIKNLPKININNLVLDSRKLISNKDVFIAVKGKRKDGHSFIFHAISRKVAAILSETTKKKQHGKINYINNIPIISFFNISKKLSILAERFYHKPSSRLKVIGITGTNGKTTVAQLINQWNELLGNKIATMGTLGNGLHNFLKPAINTTSSAIDIQSFLHSVLNKVKLVTMEVSSHGLVQNRVKNILFHTAIFTNLTQDHLDYHENMQKYELAKLSLFTDHKVNKIILNANDKYAQNWLKKFSDKYTVAVTIQDSRQKKYATKWINAISIKIDSKKTDITFESSWGKGVLSSCLIGSFNVENLLLSLACMLEMNYKLSALIKTSIKLKPIYGRMQKFDFIRKPICIIDYAHTPDALKKALDAIKLQYSKKKIWCIFGCGGERDKKKRPVMGKIAEKIADKVIITNDNPRNENPNTIIKEIITGCIKKEKIIIIPNRKKAISYVFFRSNANDIIFIAGKGHENYQIIGNQNIYYSDQAIVLNLLEKKHDSYFVKKNC is encoded by the coding sequence ATGAAAGAAAATAACTTAAAACATTTTTTGTCACCTTGGATTAAAAATCTTCCAAAAATAAATATTAATAATCTAGTTCTAGATAGTAGAAAATTAATATCTAATAAAGATGTCTTTATAGCCGTAAAAGGAAAAAGAAAAGATGGGCATAGTTTTATTTTTCACGCGATTTCTAGAAAAGTAGCAGCAATATTATCTGAAACTACAAAAAAAAAACAACATGGAAAAATAAATTATATTAATAATATTCCGATAATATCTTTTTTTAACATTTCTAAAAAACTTTCAATTTTAGCTGAAAGATTTTATCATAAACCAAGTAGCCGATTAAAAGTAATTGGAATTACCGGGACAAACGGAAAAACTACAGTGGCACAACTAATTAATCAATGGAATGAATTATTAGGAAATAAAATTGCAACAATGGGAACTCTTGGAAATGGTTTACATAACTTCTTAAAACCTGCAATTAATACAACTTCATCAGCTATCGATATACAATCTTTTTTACATTCAGTATTAAATAAAGTCAAATTAGTTACCATGGAAGTTTCGTCACATGGTTTAGTCCAAAATCGCGTTAAAAATATCTTATTTCATACTGCAATATTTACTAATTTAACACAAGATCATTTAGATTATCATGAAAATATGCAAAAATACGAATTAGCTAAACTTTCACTTTTTACTGATCATAAAGTAAACAAAATAATATTAAATGCTAACGATAAATATGCACAAAATTGGTTAAAAAAATTTTCTGATAAATATACAGTTGCAGTTACAATTCAAGATTCTAGACAAAAAAAATATGCTACAAAATGGATAAATGCTATTTCTATCAAAATTGATAGTAAAAAAACTGATATAACATTTGAATCTAGCTGGGGAAAAGGCGTTTTATCTAGTTGTTTAATAGGAAGTTTTAACGTAGAAAATTTATTATTATCACTAGCATGTATGTTAGAAATGAATTATAAATTATCTGCTCTTATTAAAACATCTATAAAACTTAAACCAATATACGGGCGTATGCAAAAATTTGATTTTATTAGAAAACCAATTTGTATTATAGATTATGCTCATACTCCTGATGCTTTAAAAAAAGCACTAGATGCTATTAAATTACAATATTCTAAAAAAAAAATATGGTGTATATTTGGATGTGGAGGAGAAAGAGACAAAAAAAAACGCCCTGTAATGGGGAAGATTGCAGAAAAAATAGCAGATAAAGTGATCATTACTAATGATAATCCTAGAAATGAAAATCCAAATACAATAATTAAAGAAATTATCACTGGATGTATAAAAAAAGAAAAAATAATAATTATCCCCAATAGAAAAAAAGCTATTTCTTATGTTTTTTTTCGATCAAATGCTAACGATATAATTTTTATTGCTGGTAAAGGACATGAAAATTATCAAATAATTGGTAATCAGAATATTTACTATTCAGATCAAGCAATAGTTTTAAATTTATTGGAAAAAAAACATGATTCCTATTTCGTTAAAAAAAATTGCTAG
- the mraY gene encoding phospho-N-acetylmuramoyl-pentapeptide-transferase has protein sequence MIFLINKYLNCKIFNFISYRIIFSLLTSFFINLFLGPYVISYLKKLQTFQIIRINGPIGHFNKNQTPTMGGILIIISICLSIFFYCDLYNKYIWYVLTIILGYGLIGFLDDYQKIKFKNSNGLKISYKFFCLSIIAILIIFIMQFNKESNIYIELIIPFYSQILIKMNYFYIFLSYLVIVGTSNSVNLTDGLDGLAIMPVIFISFGLGLIAFCSSEIHLCNYINIFYSKQANELSVLCASIIGSGLGFLWFNTYPAQIFMGDVGSLSLGGALGMISILLHQELLLMIMGGVFVFETMSVILQIIYFKIRKKRIFKMAPIHHHYEVKGLSETLITIRFWIISFILLLIGIISLRVHNAI, from the coding sequence ATGATATTTCTAATTAATAAATACTTAAATTGTAAAATATTTAATTTTATTTCCTACCGAATAATATTTAGTTTACTAACATCATTTTTTATAAATTTATTTCTTGGGCCATATGTTATATCTTATTTAAAAAAATTACAAACATTCCAGATTATAAGAATAAATGGACCTATAGGTCATTTTAATAAAAACCAAACTCCTACGATGGGAGGAATATTAATTATTATATCAATATGTTTATCTATTTTTTTTTATTGTGATTTATATAATAAATACATTTGGTATGTTCTTACTATTATATTAGGATATGGTTTAATCGGGTTTTTAGATGATTATCAAAAAATTAAGTTTAAAAATTCAAATGGATTAAAAATATCATATAAATTTTTTTGTTTGTCAATAATTGCTATATTAATCATTTTTATTATGCAATTCAATAAAGAAAGCAATATTTATATTGAATTGATAATTCCTTTTTATAGTCAAATCCTTATAAAAATGAATTATTTTTATATATTTTTATCTTATCTTGTTATTGTAGGTACAAGTAATAGCGTAAATTTAACAGATGGATTAGATGGGCTAGCAATAATGCCAGTAATTTTTATATCATTTGGATTAGGTTTAATTGCTTTTTGTAGTTCTGAAATTCATTTATGTAATTATATAAATATTTTTTATTCTAAACAAGCCAATGAATTAAGTGTTTTATGCGCATCAATTATTGGTTCTGGACTAGGTTTTTTATGGTTTAATACTTATCCAGCTCAAATATTTATGGGTGATGTTGGATCTTTATCACTAGGAGGTGCATTAGGAATGATATCTATATTATTACATCAAGAATTATTATTAATGATAATGGGTGGAGTTTTCGTTTTTGAAACTATGTCTGTAATATTACAGATTATTTATTTTAAAATTAGAAAAAAAAGAATATTTAAAATGGCTCCAATTCATCACCATTACGAAGTAAAGGGATTATCAGAAACTTTAATTACTATTAGATTTTGGATAATATCCTTTATATTGTTATTAATAGGAATTATATCTTTAAGGGTACATAATGCCATATAA
- the ilvN gene encoding acetolactate synthase small subunit encodes MRSILSILLENESGALSRVIGLFSQRGYNIETVTVAPTEDSSLSKMTIQTVGNEKSIEQIEKQLHKLIDVLRVIKIEQKSHIEREIMLIKVQTNNCKNDIKHITEVFRGQIVDVTSTTYVLQLSGTTKKLDSFLKIIRNISEIIEMTRSGIVGISRG; translated from the coding sequence ATGCGAAGTATTTTATCTATTCTCTTAGAAAATGAATCAGGTGCATTATCACGTGTGATAGGACTTTTTTCGCAAAGAGGTTATAATATCGAAACAGTTACAGTAGCGCCTACAGAAGACTCGTCTTTATCAAAAATGACTATACAAACAGTGGGCAATGAAAAATCTATTGAACAAATTGAAAAACAACTACATAAATTAATTGATGTCTTAAGAGTTATTAAAATTGAACAAAAATCTCACATAGAACGTGAAATTATGTTAATAAAAGTGCAAACAAATAACTGCAAAAATGATATTAAACATATTACTGAAGTTTTTCGAGGACAGATTGTAGACGTTACATCAACCACATACGTATTACAACTTTCAGGAACGACAAAAAAATTAGATTCTTTTCTTAAAATAATTAGAAATATATCTGAAATTATCGAAATGACTCGTTCTGGAATAGTAGGAATTTCTCGAGGATAA
- the rsmH gene encoding 16S rRNA (cytosine(1402)-N(4))-methyltransferase RsmH, with protein sequence MNQNIKHIPVMKKELIKSLKIQENGIYIDSTFGMGGHAIEILKKLGKDGKLYAIDKDLNSILIGNKIKDKRFSIIHDNFSKILNYAKSNKIIRKVDGILFDLGVSSSQILDYKRGFSFKQNGPLDMRMNQTCGITASNWIVQASAEKIIFVLKNFGEERFAKKIAYAIKDYNRKKKITETLELVNIIKKAIPKKNIFKHPARRTFQAIRIYINQELEEISNALEESLKILKPGGRITVISFHSLEDRIIKKFMLKHSMRAKIPYGMPITEKEIEKLKICKLKIINRMLPTYEEIQKNPKSRSAILRTAELKKYE encoded by the coding sequence ATGAATCAAAATATAAAACACATTCCTGTGATGAAAAAAGAACTAATTAAATCATTAAAAATTCAAGAAAACGGCATTTACATTGATAGTACATTTGGAATGGGTGGGCATGCGATTGAAATTTTAAAAAAACTAGGAAAAGATGGAAAATTATATGCTATTGATAAAGATTTAAATTCTATATTAATAGGGAATAAAATTAAAGATAAACGTTTTTCTATAATTCATGACAATTTTTCAAAAATTTTAAATTATGCTAAATCCAACAAGATTATTAGAAAAGTAGATGGAATATTATTTGATTTAGGAGTATCTTCATCACAAATATTAGATTATAAAAGAGGTTTTTCGTTTAAACAAAATGGACCTCTAGACATGCGAATGAATCAAACTTGTGGTATTACAGCATCTAATTGGATTGTTCAAGCAAGTGCTGAAAAAATTATTTTCGTTTTAAAAAATTTTGGAGAAGAACGTTTTGCAAAAAAAATTGCATATGCAATTAAAGATTATAATAGAAAAAAAAAAATAACAGAAACTTTAGAATTAGTAAATATTATCAAAAAAGCAATACCAAAAAAAAATATTTTTAAACATCCAGCTAGACGAACATTTCAAGCAATCCGGATTTATATTAATCAAGAATTAGAAGAAATAAGTAATGCATTAGAAGAATCGTTAAAAATATTAAAACCAGGTGGACGTATAACAGTCATTAGTTTCCACTCATTAGAAGATAGAATAATTAAAAAATTTATGCTCAAACATAGTATGAGAGCGAAAATTCCTTACGGTATGCCTATAACAGAAAAAGAAATAGAAAAACTTAAAATTTGCAAATTAAAAATTATAAATCGAATGTTACCAACTTATGAAGAAATTCAAAAAAATCCTAAATCTCGAAGTGCTATATTACGTACAGCAGAGTTAAAAAAATATGAATAA
- the murF gene encoding UDP-N-acetylmuramoyl-tripeptide--D-alanyl-D-alanine ligase gives MIPISLKKIASITNGLLYGKNIIIDNISINSKKIISNTLFIALQGNKFDAHIFIEEALQKGCTAIITNRKIISFISYIIVENTTIALGQIATWIRNIVDPKILAITGSCGKTSVKEMTASILKKQHHIIYTTNNENNHIGVPITLLRLKKTDKYGLIELGANNPGEIRYVSKISQPNIALINNIYYAHLKGFKSLLGISKEKSEILSYLKNKSTVIINLDSHHLSQWKKKIQNKKILYFSIEKKKKVISLLLILKFTQTKHLLLCIHHAEK, from the coding sequence ATGATTCCTATTTCGTTAAAAAAAATTGCTAGTATTACAAATGGTTTATTATATGGAAAAAACATTATAATAGATAATATTAGCATAAATAGTAAAAAAATCATATCAAATACCCTATTTATTGCATTACAAGGCAATAAATTTGATGCACATATATTTATCGAAGAAGCCTTGCAAAAAGGATGCACTGCAATTATCACTAATCGAAAAATTATATCTTTTATTTCTTATATTATAGTTGAAAATACTACTATTGCTTTGGGGCAAATTGCTACTTGGATTCGAAATATAGTAGACCCAAAAATATTAGCTATTACTGGATCTTGTGGAAAGACTTCGGTGAAAGAAATGACTGCTTCTATACTTAAAAAACAACACCATATAATATATACAACGAATAACGAAAACAATCATATAGGAGTACCTATTACTTTATTAAGATTAAAAAAAACAGATAAATATGGATTAATTGAACTAGGAGCTAATAATCCTGGTGAAATTCGTTACGTTTCAAAAATCTCTCAACCAAATATCGCGTTAATAAACAATATTTATTATGCGCATTTAAAAGGTTTTAAATCATTACTAGGTATATCAAAAGAAAAATCAGAAATATTATCTTATTTAAAAAATAAAAGCACAGTAATTATTAATTTAGATAGCCATCACCTTTCACAATGGAAAAAAAAAATTCAAAATAAAAAAATATTGTATTTTTCTATCGAAAAAAAAAAGAAAGTAATTTCTTTGCTACTAATATTGAAATTCACTCAAACCAAACATCTTTTATTATGCATACACCATGCGGAAAAATAA